In Glaciihabitans arcticus, the sequence CATCGGTCACCTACTGGGGTTTCACCGATGCGGGCGCCTGGCTCGGAGCGCCGGTCGGACTCGTACGCGCGGACGGCACACCCAAGCCGTCCTACGAGGCGATGCGGTCACTGCTCAAGGATGAGTGGTGGCTCGGGCCGACCACGCTGCGCACCGACCGGCTCGGACGAGTCGCCGTCGAGGCCTTCGCGGGAGACTTCGAGGTGCGCGTGCGCGGGCGGGTCGTCGACGTGCAGCTGCGGGCGGGCGAAACGTCATCCATCGACATCATGATCGAAGGCTGAGCGGGCCCGTCGACTCGCGCGCCACGAGCTGCGGCGCAGGGTGCGGGGCCTCCTCGAGGGTGCCGTCGAGGATGAGTTCGAGCAGCGTCGACATGACCGTGCGGCCGAGCTCGGAGAAGTCCTGCCGGATCGTCGTGAGCGGCGGGCTGAAGTGCTCGGCCTCGGGGATGTCGTCGAACCCGATCACACTCACGTCGCCCGGGATCGAGACACCGGCCTGGCCGAGCGCGTGCATCGCGCCGAGCGCCATCTGGTCGTTGCCCGCGAAGATCCCCGTGAAGCCACCGGCACGCGCGAGCTGCTGCCCGACCCGGTATCCGCTCGCGGGTGACCAGTCACCGACGAGCGGCTCGCGTGCCACCAGGCCATGCTCGGAGAGCGCAGCACGCCAGCCCCGCACGCGCTCCGTCGCATCCATTGAGTGGTCGGGGCCGGCGAGATGCACGATCTCGCGATGCCCGAGCTCGATGAGGTGCATCGTCGCGTCGTAGGCGCCCTGGTACTGGTCGATCGAGACACTGTGGAAACCGAGGCGACCCGAACTCTCCACGGCGACGAGCGGCACACCGAGGTCGATTCCCTGGATCGCCTCGAGCGCTCCACGGTGGGCGGCGATCAACACGAGCCCCTCGACGTTCTGGCTGAGCAGCAGGTCGACGGACTGGCGCATCGATGCGGAGTCGGCCTCAAGCATGCTCGTGATGCTCACGAGATAGCGGGCCTTGCGCGCCGCCTCGTTGAAGCCGATGAGCGTACTGGATGGCCCGTAGTCCGGGCTACCCGTGGTGATCAGGCCGATCGTGCGCGACCTGCGAGTCACGAGCGAACGGGCAGCGGTC encodes:
- a CDS encoding LacI family DNA-binding transcriptional regulator; amino-acid sequence: MSTEDRARVANIFDVARLAGVSHQTVSRVVNNLPNVRPATRQRVEDAIKQLRYRPSTAARSLVTRRSRTIGLITTGSPDYGPSSTLIGFNEAARKARYLVSITSMLEADSASMRQSVDLLLSQNVEGLVLIAAHRGALEAIQGIDLGVPLVAVESSGRLGFHSVSIDQYQGAYDATMHLIELGHREIVHLAGPDHSMDATERVRGWRAALSEHGLVAREPLVGDWSPASGYRVGQQLARAGGFTGIFAGNDQMALGAMHALGQAGVSIPGDVSVIGFDDIPEAEHFSPPLTTIRQDFSELGRTVMSTLLELILDGTLEEAPHPAPQLVARESTGPLSLRS